TTTTTTTGTGGTTTGCAATTTGGCCACCATTTGGTTCATTTGAAGGTCCATTTCTTTGGGATTAGAAATTGGAGCAAGGGCTTGCATGTCGAGGTGATTTATGGCACCATCCCACATAAACGTTTTGCTCCAAGCCAAGTTCATCAATGCGGGTGCATTGCGTGTGCCAATTTTATCATCGATGCCATGACTCAAAGCATGGTCAACATGCGCAAAGGCGGAGAATGGGTTGTGGCAGCTGGCGCAGGAAATTGTATTGTTGCGCGATAGTTGAGGGTCGTAGAATAAACTTCTGCCTAATGCTATTTTTTTTGTGCTGAGTGGATTTTTTTCAAAATTATATGCAGGTTTTGGCCAATTTGTGGGTACTTTAAAAAGCAATTCTTCGGCTTGATGAAAAGCACTAATAACAGAGCATATTAATAGGAGGGAAGCGACTTTCTTTACCGTCATGGTTTAACATAAAATGCTTTTGCTGCTTTTTGTGAAAGATCAAGGGCATCCTTTCCGGGCGACATAATGTGCGAGATCTGTGAAAAATCGATTTCAGAAAGCAGCTTTTTTATGTCAAAAACGAGTGTAATTGAATCTTGGATTGGTACAGCTAATTCAACTGTTTGTAGACAATTATAAGGATAGTGATATCCACCTAAATGAAACTGGAATTCATTTTTTCTGGCAGTACTTAAATTACTTTTTCCTTCGAGTTTAAAATTGATGTAACCACTCTGCCAGGTCCAATACATTCCATTAGTTGGATCTAAATCACCGCCCATTGCACCGGATACATTGGTTAAGCTATCGATGCCGAGATTGAATTTTAGTTTATTGAAGGACTGATAAGAAGGCAATTTCAAAATAAGCAAAAGGGTTGATGGATGACTAAAATCAATTAAATGAAAACTATTTTGTTCCTTCCAAATTACATTTTTGTCATTTAAAATGCTAAGTTCTGATATGTAAATTTTTAGTGTTTCAAGTTGGATACTATCCTTGGAGTTTAGCTTAATAATGGATGTGTTTACCTGGCCAAATTCTGAAAATCCAGAATTTGCCACAAATTTAATTTTAAAGCTTTCCTGTGCATTTATACTTATGCTGTAAAAGTAACAAAGGAGTATTAAGTATGCTCTCATCTATATTTTAAGAAATTTCTCGATCCATTGTTGACCTTTAAACCAATACATTCCTGAAGGTAAGTTCTCCAAATCCCAAATGAAAGAAGTACTTGAAATAATTTTTGTTTGTAGGGTAATTCCCAAGTTGTTTATTAATTCAACCTTTCCAATAATTTCACCTTGATTGCAAGAAATCAATGCTGTTTTGCTGATGGGGTTCGAAAAAATTTTGATTTGAGCAACGTTTAATTTATCAATGAATAAAGGGTTGCATGGAGAAGCAGATGTACAGATTGGGAGATTGGGTGTAACTCCATTTAGGATATTTGGCAAGCAAATAATGGAAGTATTGTTCATTACAAAATAATTTAAACTAATGGGTAATTGTGGCAAACAGGCAATGGGGTTATCTGAAACATTAAGGTAATGAAGTTTTGTGGGAAGTTGTGGAATACTCGAAATTTGATTGAGTGGGCATTCCAACCATTCCAGCGAATCGGGTAATGCGGGGAGAGCTGTAAGTAAATTATTAGAACAATCCAGAGACCGCATCATATTTGGAAGTGATGGCAGTGAGGTCAACAGATTTCCAGAGCAACCCATTTCGTATAACGAACTAGGTAGTTGAGGAAGGATAGGAATAAAATTTTGACTGCATGCCAATTGAATTAGGTTAGGCAGTGTGGGCAAACTGGTGAGTAAGTTATTGGAACACCAAAAGTATTCTAAGGAAGCTGGTAATGGCCCAATAGTACTTAAAAAATTGCCTTCGCAATATAATCCTCTTAGGTCAACAGGCATAGCAGGCAAAGTGGTTAATAAATTATAACCGCAGCCTAAGCCGGAAAGCGAATTGGGAAGTGAAGGCAATATTGTCAACAAATTATTTCGACAAGACAAGGCCCTTAAAGCATTTGGCAATGTAGGAAGAGTTGGAAGTAAATTTCCATCGCACTGAAGTGTGATTAAGGAATTTGGGAGAATTGGAATACTTGTTAATAGGTTAGCTGTGCAATCAATAAAAATTAATGAATCAGGAAGATAAGGAAGGCTATCCAAATAATTGTGTGCGCAAAATAAAGTTCTAAGTGAAACAGGCAGGGTTGGTAATGAGGTAAGATTATTTCCTGCGCAATCAAGATACCTAAGTCCGCTAAAAAAATGTATACCTGTTAAATTTTGCAAGGAGCTATACCTCACATTCAGCGCTGTATCAGTTGTGATAGGAGCACAATTAGTGAGAAGTGAATCCTGTAATGTAAAACAGCTTGGATACTTAATTTTTAATTGGTTTCTAAATGCAGCATCAGGAACCCAAAAATGCTGCGCCCATATATTAGAACTAATAAAAAATAAAATAACAAAAGCACGAAGAGCAGATTTGATTTGCATAAGGTTTTGTGGTGCATAAAATTAAGCATTTCTGCGGGTCTAAAAATATATGATGCAGCAAACTATTTTTATCTCTTACATTTGAAGCTGTAAAAAATAACCCTGTATGCGACAATACTATCTACTGCTATTTTTAATACTTAGCTTGGCAGCTTGTAAACAAAAACAAGCTCAACCCACCATCTCATTAAACAAAAGAATGAGCACTTACTCCAATTACGACAGTGTGCGCACAACACATTTGCAATGGGATGCCGCGGTTGATTTTGAAACCAGACAAATTCACGCTACAGCCACTTGGAGTTTTAAAAATAAAACGAAGACAAAATTTATTCGCTTTGACAGCTACGATTTGAATGTAAAAAGTGTGAAAGTAAATGATAGAAAAGTTGACTTTTTTGTGGGTACATTTAATGCGGAGTATGGAAGCGGTTTAGTTATTCCTATTGAAGAAAACGACTCTTTGGTGAGCATTGAATACACCACTGGTCCAAAGGCAAAAGCGCTTCAATGGTTGGAGCCCACGCAAACAGCCGGGAAGAAAAGGCCATTTTTATTTACACAATGCGAGAGTATACAAGCGCGCTCACTTCTCCCTTGCCAGGATGTGCCGGCAATTCGTATTACCTATAATGCAAATGTGCAGGTTCCCAAAGGCATGCTTGCGCTGATGAGTGCAAAAAATCCGCAACATAAGAATGAATCCGGGCGCTATGCTTTTCAAATGGAAATCCCAATTCCCAGTTATTTAATTGCTTTAGCAGTTGGAGATATTGAATACAAAGCCATTGATGCCCGCAGTGGAGTTTATTCCGAACCCATCATGTTAGAGAAGTCAGCCAATGAATTAAGCGATATTCCCAGAATGATGCAGGCTGCAGAAGCTATTTGCGGACCTTACCGTTGGGGAAATTACGATGTACTTATTGCTCCACCTTCATTCCCAATTGGAGGCATGGAGAACCCCCGTCTCACTTTTTCTACTCCCACAATTATAGCCGGCGATAAAAGCCTGGTTTCGCTTATAGCGCATGAAATGGCGCATAGTTGGAGTGGTAATTTGGTTACGAATGCAACCTGGGATGATATTTGGCTAAATGAAGGTTTTACTACCTATTTTGAGCGGAGAATCATGGAAAGTATTTCGGGAAAATCCTATACCGATATGCTTTGGGAGCAAGGCTATCAAGATATGGAAAGCGATTACGCAGCCCTAGGAGCCAATAATCCCGATACACGTTTACGATTGGATTTGAACAATAGAAATCCGGAGAACGCATTTTCGAATATTCCTTATGAAAAAGGGGCCATCTTTTTAAAGGTGTTAGAAGAACAAATTGGAAGAAAAAAATTTGATGCTTATCTCAACGAGTATATTAGTAAATATGCGTTTACACCTATTACTACACAAGCTTGTTTGGATTTTATGGAAGAAAAATTAGCAGACGGGGATACTTCCATTTTTAATAATCTTCATATTAAGGAATGGGTATTTGGAACTGCTTTGCCAAACTCTTTTGTGCACGAAAACCCAACTCGATTTGAAGTGGTTGATAAAGTTAGGGAGGCATTTGAGAACAGTGTAGAGATGAGCACTATCCAAGCAAAGGAATGGACCACACACGAGTGGTTACAATTTTTAAGAAAATTAAATCGGCCCCAGCCTTTGGCTAAGCTTGAAAAATTGGATGCAGATTTTAATTTAACCGAAACGGGCAACAGCGAAATTGCAGCGGAGTGGTTTAAGTTGTCAATTGCTTCGGGCTATACAACCGCTAATCCGGCAATGGAGCGTTTTTTAGGAAGTGTAGGTAGAAAAAAGTTTTTAGAACCTATTTATCGAGAGTTGCTTAAAAGTGCTGATGGGAAAGCCCGTGCGCAGAAAATATTTGATCAATCCCAAGCGAATTATCATCCGCTTACGGCGATTAAGATTCGTCAAATTTTGGATGGTAAATAAAGTACGCAGAATTTCTGCCAACAGTACTTTAGGATTTATGTTTCGTATTTAACCGCAAAGAGCGCTATGGAGTCGCAGAGGTCGCGGATTTTTTTCTGCAAAAGAGTAATGTGATTTATAACTGACTGGCAATTGCTTTTGGCGCAAAGTCAATTAAGTAGCTAACATACGTCCTTTCCATGCATCCGGCACCGCGATGCTGATTTGTTTCACATAATTAAAGCACACCATTACGGTTCTTGCGGTGGCTACTTCCACATCCAGGTTGTTTTCTGTTTTTAAAATAGAATAGGAAAGGTCGAAACTCTTGGAGCCCATGCGGCTGCACCAGGTTTTAATTTTGATTTGGTCTTTTAATAAAATGGGGATTTTATAATCTATCTCTGCTTTCGCTAAAATAATTCCTTCGTTGAGCCAGTCGATGGTGCCAATAATGTTATCAAAGTAAGGAAGACGAGATACTTCTAAGTAAGAGAGATAGATGGCATTGTTGACATGACCAAATTGATCCAAATCCACAAATCGAATTTGTATCGCAGTTTCAGCGTTTTTCATTGTGAGGGAATTGAATGGAGCCCGAAGGTACAAACATTATTTTGCTGCAAGCGAAAATAAACTACTTTTAGATTTAAAAGTAATTAATAGGGGGTTGTTAATAAAAAAAATCATTTATTTTTAAAATTGTATTGAAAAAATAGGGGGGTATTCAAAAAAAAAATACATTTGTGTCCGAAATGGATAACCTTTTTACAAATTCTCCGTTTCAAACCGAAGTTTAAGATTGCTTCAAGTGTTTATATGCTGTTAGGAATGGCGCATGGAGGATAAATTAAACACATAGGAACATAGGAAACAAAGGGTTCACATAGTTGTGAGCAGATATGAGTTGGAAGACTAAATTTTTAAAAACCGTTTATACTAAAAATTGATAATTATCGCATTTCAATTAATTACTAATTCAATAATTCAAAAAATCAATAATTCAACAATAAAAAAATGGCAATACACCGATTTAAAGCATTAGAAGAATTGATGGCCCGCACACCAATAGTGCCGGTTGACCATGGTAAAGTAAGCTCTAAGCTTTTTGGAGCAAGTGTTTTCAGCAAACAAGTCATGCAAGAGTCGCTTCCTAAAGAAGCATACGAAAGTGTGATGATGGCTATGGAGCAAGGAACACAAATTGACCGCAAAATAGCGGGTCAGGTTGCCTCTGCCATGAAAGTATGGGCTTTGGAAAAGGGAGCAACACATTACACGCACTGGTTTCAGCCTTTAACCGGAGCTACAGCCGAAAAACACGATGCTTTTTTTGAACCAATAGGGGATGGAAAGGCTATCGAAAATTTTGATGCTGCGCAATTGGTGCAACAAGAACCGGATGCTTCCAGCTTTCCGAGTGGTGGAATTCGCAATACTTTTGAAGCACGCGGATATACAGCTTGGGATCCTACTTCTCCTGCCTTTATTATTGGTACTACATTATGTATTCCAACTATTTTCGTTTCTTATACCGGTGAGGCATTGGATTACAAAACTCCTTTATTGAAATCGCTTCACGCTATCGATAAAGCAGCAACCGAAGTATGTCAATATTTTGATAAAAATGTAACCAAGGTTGTTGCGACACTTGGATGGGAGCAAGAGTATTTTTTGGTGGATGCAGCGTTGCACAATGCGCGCCCTGATTTATTAATGACAGGAAGAACTTTATTTGGACATGCACCAGCAAAAGGGCAGCAGTTGGAAGATCATTATTTTGGTTCGATCCCTGACAGAGTATTAAATTTTATGCGCGATTTAGAAGCAGAATGTTTAATGCTGGGTATTCCTATAAAAACGCGTCACAACGAGGTGGCTCCGAATCAATTTGAGTGTGCTCCTGTGTATGAAGAAGCGAACTTGGCGGTGGATCACAATCAATTGCTGATGGATATGATGGAGAAAGTAGCACGTCGCCATAATTTCAGAATTTTGTTGCACGAAAAACCTTTTGCCGGCGTGAACGGATCGGGTAAACATAACAATTGGAGCTTGAGTACCAATACCGGAAAAAATTTATTATCACCTGGAAAAACGCCTAAAACGAATCTTCAGTTTTTAGCCTTTTTTGTAAACATCATTAAAGCAGTTCATGACAATGCAGATTTGATGCGCGCCACGATTGCTTCTGCAGGTAATGATCACCGATTAGGCGCGAACGAAGCACCTCCAGCGATTTTCTCAGCATTTATTGGTTCTCAATTGAGTGCCATTTTAGATGAGTTAGAGAAAAAAGTGCACAGTGGAAAAATGTCACCAGAAGCAAAAACCGATTTGAAATTGAACTTTGCAAAGGTGCCGGAAATACTATTGGATAATACCGATAGAAACAGAACTTCACCCTTTGCATTTACCGGAAATAAATTTGAGTTCCGCGCGGTAGGTTCTTCAGCAAACTGCTCGCCTTCCATGACTGTATTAAACTTGGTTTTGGCTGAACAATTAAATGTATTTAAAAAGGAAGTTGATGCTTTATTGGCAAAGGATGTGAAGAAGGATGAAGCCATTTACCAAGTGTTGAAAAAATACATTATCGAAAGCAAAAAAATTCGCTTCGAAGGAAACGGGTATGGCGAAGAATGGGTGAAGGAAGCAGCAAAGCGTGGTTTATCAAACATAAAAACTACCCCAGATGCATTGGATGCGATGGTAAGTAAGAAAACACTCGACTTGTATGCAAAACATAACATTTTGAGTCACCGCGAAATGGAAGCCCGTCACGAAATAGCTTTAGAAACCTACACTAAAAAAATTCAAATTGAATCACGGGTAATGGGTGATCTCGCAATAAATCACATCATTCCAACAGCACTTAAATATCAAAATTTATTGATTGAGAATGTGGAAGGTTTGAAAGCGATATTCGGAGCCTCAGAATTTAAGAAAATGGCAGAAACTCAAATTAAAATGGTAAGTGAAATTTCGGAGCATATTACCGGAATTAAGACCGGTGTTGAAAAAATGATAAACGAACGCAAGAAGGCAAATAAATTGGATGGTGGAAAAAAACAAGCGGTTGCGTATTGCGATAACGTTAAACCTTATTTCGACATTATTCGTGAGCATGTGGATAAATTGGAGTTGCTCGTAGATGATGAAGCATGGCCTTTACCAAAATATAGAGAGTTACTATTTACTAAGTAATAAAATAAAAAAGAGGCTGCCCCTAGTGAGACAGCCTCTTTTTTAT
The sequence above is a segment of the Bacteroidota bacterium genome. Coding sequences within it:
- a CDS encoding M1 family metallopeptidase produces the protein MRQYYLLLFLILSLAACKQKQAQPTISLNKRMSTYSNYDSVRTTHLQWDAAVDFETRQIHATATWSFKNKTKTKFIRFDSYDLNVKSVKVNDRKVDFFVGTFNAEYGSGLVIPIEENDSLVSIEYTTGPKAKALQWLEPTQTAGKKRPFLFTQCESIQARSLLPCQDVPAIRITYNANVQVPKGMLALMSAKNPQHKNESGRYAFQMEIPIPSYLIALAVGDIEYKAIDARSGVYSEPIMLEKSANELSDIPRMMQAAEAICGPYRWGNYDVLIAPPSFPIGGMENPRLTFSTPTIIAGDKSLVSLIAHEMAHSWSGNLVTNATWDDIWLNEGFTTYFERRIMESISGKSYTDMLWEQGYQDMESDYAALGANNPDTRLRLDLNNRNPENAFSNIPYEKGAIFLKVLEEQIGRKKFDAYLNEYISKYAFTPITTQACLDFMEEKLADGDTSIFNNLHIKEWVFGTALPNSFVHENPTRFEVVDKVREAFENSVEMSTIQAKEWTTHEWLQFLRKLNRPQPLAKLEKLDADFNLTETGNSEIAAEWFKLSIASGYTTANPAMERFLGSVGRKKFLEPIYRELLKSADGKARAQKIFDQSQANYHPLTAIKIRQILDGK
- a CDS encoding glutamine synthetase III, translating into MAIHRFKALEELMARTPIVPVDHGKVSSKLFGASVFSKQVMQESLPKEAYESVMMAMEQGTQIDRKIAGQVASAMKVWALEKGATHYTHWFQPLTGATAEKHDAFFEPIGDGKAIENFDAAQLVQQEPDASSFPSGGIRNTFEARGYTAWDPTSPAFIIGTTLCIPTIFVSYTGEALDYKTPLLKSLHAIDKAATEVCQYFDKNVTKVVATLGWEQEYFLVDAALHNARPDLLMTGRTLFGHAPAKGQQLEDHYFGSIPDRVLNFMRDLEAECLMLGIPIKTRHNEVAPNQFECAPVYEEANLAVDHNQLLMDMMEKVARRHNFRILLHEKPFAGVNGSGKHNNWSLSTNTGKNLLSPGKTPKTNLQFLAFFVNIIKAVHDNADLMRATIASAGNDHRLGANEAPPAIFSAFIGSQLSAILDELEKKVHSGKMSPEAKTDLKLNFAKVPEILLDNTDRNRTSPFAFTGNKFEFRAVGSSANCSPSMTVLNLVLAEQLNVFKKEVDALLAKDVKKDEAIYQVLKKYIIESKKIRFEGNGYGEEWVKEAAKRGLSNIKTTPDALDAMVSKKTLDLYAKHNILSHREMEARHEIALETYTKKIQIESRVMGDLAINHIIPTALKYQNLLIENVEGLKAIFGASEFKKMAETQIKMVSEISEHITGIKTGVEKMINERKKANKLDGGKKQAVAYCDNVKPYFDIIREHVDKLELLVDDEAWPLPKYRELLFTK
- a CDS encoding acyl-CoA thioesterase; protein product: MKNAETAIQIRFVDLDQFGHVNNAIYLSYLEVSRLPYFDNIIGTIDWLNEGIILAKAEIDYKIPILLKDQIKIKTWCSRMGSKSFDLSYSILKTENNLDVEVATARTVMVCFNYVKQISIAVPDAWKGRMLAT